In a single window of the Mauremys reevesii isolate NIE-2019 linkage group 3, ASM1616193v1, whole genome shotgun sequence genome:
- the GJB7 gene encoding gap junction beta-7 protein isoform X2, with the protein MSWGFLRDILSGVNKYSTGIGRIWLAIVFIFRLLVYVVAAEHVWKDEQKEFECNIRQPGCENVCFDHYFPISQIRLWALQLIMVSTPSLLVVLHVAYRESREKRHKKKLYKTPGSMDGGLLCTYLISLIFKTGFEIGFLVLFYTLYGGFNVPRLVKCDMRPCPNTVDCYISKPTEKKVFLYFVVVTSCLCIVLNVSELSYLIFKYTIKCCLERYDKKVQTMKSECQKLKYIDPDETASTALFHSNASPLLLNMPDKPESNLPIDLREG; encoded by the coding sequence ATGAGCTGGGGATTCCTGCGAGACATCCTAAGTGGAGTGAATAAATATTCAACAGGGATTGGCAGGATCTGGTTGGCTATTGTGTTTATATTCCGCCTGCTTGTCTATGTTGTGGCAGCAGAACATGTCTGGAAGGATGAACAGAAGGAATTTGAGTGCAACATCAGGCAACCGGGTTGTGAAAACGTCTGCTTTGACCACTACTTCCCTATTTCCCAGATCAGGCTTTGGGCCTTGCAACTGATCATGGTCTCTACCCCTTCTCTTTTGGTTGTTCTCCATGTTGCCTATCGAGAGAGCAGGGAAAAGCGACACAAAAAGAAACTTTACAAGACCCCAGGGAGCATGGATGGTGGATTGCTGTGTACTTATCTCATCAGCCTCATTTTCAAAACAGGATTTGAAATTGGTTTCCTGGTTTTGTTTTACACGTTGTATGGTGGATTCAACGTGCCACGCCTTGTGAAGTGTGACATGAGGCCATGTCCTAACACTGTAGATTGCTATATCTCCAAGCCCACAGAGAAGAAAGTCTTCCTCTATTTTGTGGTGGTGACTTCGTGCTTGTGCATTGTATTAAATGTAAGTGAACTGAGCTATCTGATTTTCAAATACACCATAAAATGTTGCCTTGAGAGATATGACAAGAAAGTTCAAACCATGAAAAGTGAGTGCCAGAAGCTGAAATACATTGATCCAGATGAAACAGCAAGTACAGCTCTGTTTCACAGCAATGCTTCACCACTGCTTCTCAATATGCCAGATAAACCTGAAAGTAACTTACCTATTGACTTGAGAGAAGGATAA